In the genome of Naumovozyma dairenensis CBS 421 chromosome 7, complete genome, the window GCTTCTTTATGAACGATTTAGTATaagttaataaattacaGATTCAGACGCTTGATTAGCAGTTAATCTACTATGCGACTTAGCATTGAAGCAGTAAACATCGACGGGATGTCCTCTAGCATTCCTTTCTCTTTTATTTGTTGCTTGCTATATAACATGCTAACCTTTCCACCACTTCCGAGCCACACCAAGTAGGAAAAAAATCACTTAATACGAGtcaataaagaatttggaAGAAAACGGACAATTCGAATTCATTCGAAATATGTGatgaaataaatattcagtaaatatttgaaaatgtgGATATGTGGATCATGGAGAGATATGACATTAGTGTAAATCGGTTTTAGTCATCGATACTTTACTGCAATTTGCTTACGAAGAAAAACAGACACAAAGGAACataattaaagaaaaacgATGGCTCATAGGGCGTTTGTACAAGTGATAATAACGGGTGCTCAAGTATTCGGGAAGGCATTCGGTGAAGCCTACAGACAAGCTGCCGCTCAATCGGTTAAGCAAGGTGCTTCCAATGCTGCAAGAGGGCGTACTGGGAGGAAAGCGGAATATGGTGGCATTACGTTGGATGAAAGTTGTAAGATTTTGAACGTGGAGGATACGGCTAATTTGAAACCAGAGAAGATCAATGAACGATTTAAGTATCTTTTCGAGATAAATGATAAGGATAAAGGTGGGAGTTTCTATTTGCAAAGTAAGATATATAGAGCTGCTGAAAGGCTCAAATGGGAAATCGCAGAAAGAGAAAGGTTGGAGAATGAAAAGAAGCAAGAGCAACAGCAAGGACAGGCAGATACAAATGCTTCTACGGCGAACAATTCGAAAGAGGATCAACCGCCTAAGGAATAGGACTTCTACGTTGTTCTCGAATAATAACTCCATCGGAACCTCAGAGGTCTGACATCAACCACCTTTAATACCAGCACAAGATACTCATACACTTGTCTTCGTTAGCATATTGTACTTTCAAACAAATCATGTAGATATTTAGTACACATACATTGTTACGTATTCaacattaataaatgaatacctctcaaaaatataataatcccttcttcttttggttctaatatctttaatagTAAAGAAGAAGCTCTCCGCTGAATATTATGTTAATCACTAAAGGATATGGGTAAAATAACCTTAAGTCGTCACTTCTTGAATATAGtaaaaatgaagatttgTGTATACAACAAGACAATCATATTTCGGTTAGGCTACGAAGTTAAATTAcaaatagtaataatattaaaaagtCTGTTCTATCATGACGAAGAGGCACAGAAGACTTTCAAACTCTCAGATTGCATTATACAACCCTCTGAAAAGACATGCATCTAATTCCACTTATTTTTGTTATGGAACCTTCATCATAAACAAGAAAGGATAATTTACCGAAATAAAATACCTTTCTTAAATAGTAAATTTGATCTAAGAAACCGGAAACGAAATGAATATTGTGCCTAACCTTGTTTGGAGGTAGTCAAAATTCATTCAGCTATGGGTTATGGTAATGGTTTCAGAAATCATCATCTCAGTATTAACTAACGATAAAAACAATACATCTTCCATAAAGAAAGACGATATCATTCTCCCGTCATaaagataacaataaatgAACCGTAGGTTTCTATAATTTAACgtaattaatattatcttgAGATAGTATTAACCGCTACTGATGATTGGTCtttttaaaaaaagaacaaaaagaaaaaactaTAAACTTGAAATAAAACTACTCGAAGAAAGAAACTTATTAAGCTTCTCGACAGTTGCCTCTCTTTTATACGTCTccaaaattaatttttttcgcCATCAATCGaaaagaattttttttccactCGGAGAGGAGGGGTAACCCTACCCGGCCGCTAATTGGAAATgttaaaataaatatacaagTAGGGTTTTTTCATATAAACGTCTTGAATATACATACTACATATAGCGTTGTTACGCGCCGAAATCGCCAACAAAAAGCCGTAGctattttttcaaatctaaCGGGGAAAAGTTTTAAATTCGGTAATCCTTCCATATTGGTCGCCAAAAAAATACTAAAATTTTACAGAGTTTGTTTactttgaatttattattattagccCTACCTTTAATAACCTTTTTAATGCTAGGTCCGAATTGTAAAATATACCGTGACACAGTGTAAATACAGTGGACTGGAGTGAATTATCTACAGtaacataaaaaaattggaactATGGCCTGTCATCcagaaaatatttctatCACTTGGTGTAACTTCTGTTAATAgtgaaagaaatttttcaactgCAGGAAGATATTACGGGCAAAACCTCATATTCTAGCAGACGAGACGACTGAAAGCCTACTTctgataaatattttatattccGATTTCCCTGACaatgatatctttattGATACAGTTTTTGGTGTTTGATTCTACCCTCAGgcttctattattttttacatcattatatataaattattacctATCTTGAAGCTTTTACTGCTGATGGGCCAATTTTTTTCGCATGAGTTCTGTTTTTATAAGTTTAATATTTACCCTATATTATCTTAATTAGGTGGAAATTTTAGTTTTTTACCATTAGGTGTTGACCCTTACTTATTTGTGACCTTACGCCCTAATCCGGCGCGTAACAACTCTAACTACATAGGGTGCTGCCTATTAAGTAATGTAGATCACCATCTCTATCCACCTCCATTCCTTCACATCAATAGTTGATGGTTAATCGGTAAAAAACACTACCACAAGTGTAagtttaaataataatattatcaatatttagTAAGAATATATGTGTATATTTCTATGTGCTATGCGAATATAGGCAAAAAATAACCGATAATCAATAATGGAATGTTAAAACTGTCTCTCTTGACAGTCCAGCATGTAGCACATTCCATATAGTgtccatttttcaataacaaTTTACACCGGAGGAAAGTATCTTCACAAATTTTATTGCCATGGATGCATTTCTCAGAGGAACCGAACGCTAatagatgatgaaacttATCAAAATACTTAATTATGGTAGAATTATCccaaaattcaaaaacaaatCTTTCTTTCCCTTCAAACTTAAGGCATTCCTTCTTATTAAACCCAGttaaggaagaaaattcaTCACTCACAAATCGAATCTCTCCTGTTCTTCTCCAAATCATCATTGGGGTACATGTATATAATTCCGTCAAACTTTCTAAGTCCAAAGCTACTCGTTGGAAATAAAACTCTTCACTAATGTAATCTTCTTTAATCATACCTGTCTGTAATGCAACCAACGTTGGAGCATATTTTTCTAAGATATCTTTCATCAGCTTAATCAATGTTTCTTTGTCGTCCctaaataatttaaacaAACATTGATGTAATCGAAGATACGAATCTTTATAATCAAATGGTTTTATCGAATCTCTATACTTATAAAGGTCTTCTGGTTTTTTTATCTTGGGTTGACCATTCCCTGGAGATGAACCTTCAACGACATTTGGGTTACAAAATTCATCTACACCAAAATCGGCCATGGCCTTATTATTACTTAAAGACATATGAGTCGCAGGGTCAGTGTCCGCTAATGGAGAGACAATCACGCCATATTGCCTCTTCGATCGACtcatttgtttattattagcaTTAGTAGTAAAATTGTCGGCAGATACAAGGTTCGGAATTGTAAGTTGCGGGGATACGATATTATAATCATAACTGTCTGGAATGttcaatatttcatttaGCTTGGAATATTCCTCACTAGTCCATaaactttcaaatataGAATCATCAATTTTGACTTCTTCTGTTGTAGTACTAGGTATAGAGGCTGTATTGTCAACAGCGGCATTGGTATTCAGTACAGGAGTTTGTGAAGTATACTTTAGAGGCAGGTTGACGTTCGATTCTGTTGTAAATTTTCCTGGCCACTTGTCATTTTTATCCGAGTTGGTGAATACTGGAAAAGTAATAACATCTCtagtatatttattaaatgcTCCATTGTTATCCTGTAAAATCGGCTTAAGTGGAGCATTCCTAGTTGGCGATAAAAATGTACTCCGGATCTTATCGCTGTTTGAGAGATACCTCGGATTAGGCCCCATATAAGTGCTAGGTTGTCTCCCTTTCTTTACCACATCTTTACAAGTATGGCCAATATTTCTCTTGATACAATTTTGACATGGTCTTTCCACATCACAATGTAGGTGCTTGTTATGGCAGAACTCACACGCAATCCTGACCGGACTTCCTCTGGATTTATTTCGAGAGATACCTGTAGTTCGACCCATCTGTACCAgtaaaaattaaatataatactttttaaatatttatgaGTCTAAAACAAAATGTCATCGTTGGGGTTAAATTTATCCTTACactttctttaataaagCAGAGTTACTTCCTTTATTCGTTTCCTCTCAAAATCAATCTTACATCATCTACAACTATTTTCGTTTCAAGAAAGGATTTACATATCTCCAACTTTTCGCGTTAACCGCCAACGATTGGTCTACatataaaggaaaataCCTTAAAAGTTATTACAATGTACCCTTTCATATTAAtaagtaaataataatacttaTCATCAGAAAACCCCGCATCCCAATACACtgataaattcattaacgACTTTCCTCagaaataaattacatATGGGAATATTCAATGCAATCTCCAAATTGAGGAACATTGGAATCATAGCTCACATCGACGCAGGTAAAACCACAACTACAGAAAGATTACTATATTACGCAGGTAAAATTTCAAGGTTTGGTGATGTTCATACAGGTGACACTACAACTGACTACTTACCACAAGAGCGGGCAAGAGGGATAACTATACAGAATGCTACTGTGTCATTCCCTTGGAATgggaaaaatattaacttGATTGATACTCCTGGACATATGGATTTTTTCTTCGAGGTTATTAAAGCATTGAAAGTCTTGGATGGATGTGTTGTAATTCTTGATGCCGTTTCTGGTGTTGAATCACAAACTGAAAATTGTTGGAACTTGGCTAGTCACATACCGaaaatttgttttattaataaaatgGATAGGGTTGGCGCTGGATTTAGTAGAACTGTTAAAGAAGTTATTTGGAAGCTTAATTCTAGAGTCGTCCTGGTAAACGTCCCGATTTTCGCGAAGGTTAATAGCGAAGAACAATTTGTTGGCGTCTTAGATGTAGTTAATAGAAAAGTTCTGAAGTGGGACCCTAATGAACCTGACAATATCGATGTCTCTGATGTATCTATACCAAACAATAAGGAATTCCTGGAACAATTTACCAAGAGCAGAGAGTCGATGGTAGAAACTTTATCCATGTTTGATGATAAACTAGTGGAGTCATTTTTAGAAGACGCAGAAGGAGATTACTTAAAACTGAATCCGGAAATATTGAACGAATCGATAAGGAGAGTAACACtacaaaacaaaataacACCTGTATTATGTGGGTCAGCTTTTAAAAATATCGGTGTACAACCTTTATTAGACTCTATAGTAAACTATCTTCCCTCACCATTGGACGTTAAATATCCTGAAATTAATTTAAAGAATCTGCCTATGAAGTATCAATCTCAAGCGGGTCTTGTGtttaacaataataaatctcTATGTGCCGCTCTTGCATTTAAAGTAATACATGACCCAATCAGGGGAATGATGGTATTTGTTAGAGTATATTCTGgaactttgaaaaatggacATGTTGTTCATAATACGACTACAGGAGAAACATTTAAAATCGGAAAGTTGATTCGTATGAATGCAAATATGCCTGAAGAAATTTGGCAACTAGGTACAGGTGAAATTGGTGTTATTACAGGTACATCCATTGCTGGTAAATTATCTACTGGAGACACAATTATTTCCGATTCATTAAAAAGGGACGGattgaaatcattaaatagAAAACCGGAGTTTAATTTGCAAATTAATCCAATCGTGACCCCACCACCTGTTTTCACTATTTCTGTTGAGCCTAAGACTTtaggaaataaaaaatccATGGAAAATGCCTTGAACATATTAATAACTGAAGATCCTAGTCTTCATGTTACAAAAGATGCTGAGCTAGGTCAAACTCTACTGAGTGGTATGGGAGAGTTACATTTACAAATTGCAAAAAATAGACTACTAAATGAATTAAACGCTGATGTAAACGTGGGTAAAGTAATGGTATCATATAAGGAAACAATAAATGAACCATCTGATGTAACTATaatggaaaatgaaaacaaagTTAAGTTCAGTATAGCAATCGAACCAATACAAGAGGACTTATCGGAAAATATCATCCATAAAGATACTGAAACCTGGTATTCTTTAGGCTCTGACAACAATTACTTAgtaatggaaaaaaatcaGAAATTTTCTGATCATCTTGAAGACGCTGACTGGCCATTGCAAATACCCTATAATACCATTGTTCATTCTTTGATGTCTAGTTGCATTGTTATCTTACAAAGAGGTGGAAAATTAAGGaattttcctttatatGCATGTGCAATTAGAGTCAAAGGAGATTGGGAGATCCCGTTGGATATGACTTCACCTGTCGAAATATTGACACTTTCACGTACAATCCTTACTAAGATAACAAATGAAGTTCAAGAAGAGGGTTATTCAGTATTAGAACCATTGATGAATCTGACAATTGGTGTAATGGGACAGGACATGGGCTCCGTTATTCAAGATCTAACCAGTGCGAGATCTGCCAATGTTCTATCCAtcgatgaagatattatttcatcatcaggCGAAAAATCTCTGGAATTTCAACAAATCGCAGAGAATCAATATTTACCTCCTGATCTTACTTTGAACAATGCCCGCCTAGGTAATGATTCAGTAAGcaagaaaattatcaaaGCTACTGCCCCATTAAAGGAAATAATGGCATATTCCAACAAACTTAGAAGTTTAACCCAAGGCCGAGCTAGCTTCGATACCACTTATAAAGGTATGATAAAATTAAACCAAGAGAGACttagaatattattaaatgaatgagaaaagaaaatggttTACTCATTCGATCCAATCTGGCTTAATCTATTTATCTAGATATACATGTAAATAATCCGCATATTCTGAACCAATAGAATAAATCAACCAAAGACGCTCAATCAAACTGATGGCACATTATTTCCAATAAGGACTTTTTTAGTCGAATAGGTACTGGGGTTGggaaaatgaaaagttattgttgttattaaaAAATCTTAAACACTTATATTTGCCTTTACAAAGCCCTCCAAACAACCAGATTCTTGTTCCTCGTGGCCCAATGGTCACGGC includes:
- the PAM16 gene encoding import motor complex subunit PAM16 (similar to Saccharomyces cerevisiae PAM16 (YJL104W); ancestral locus Anc_1.257); translated protein: MAHRAFVQVIITGAQVFGKAFGEAYRQAAAQSVKQGASNAARGRTGRKAEYGGITLDESCKILNVEDTANLKPEKINERFKYLFEINDKDKGGSFYLQSKIYRAAERLKWEIAERERLENEKKQEQQQGQADTNASTANNSKEDQPPKE
- the GSM1 gene encoding Gsm1p (similar to Saccharomyces cerevisiae YJL103C; ancestral locus Anc_1.260), whose translation is MGRTTGISRNKSRGSPVRIACEFCHNKHLHCDVERPCQNCIKRNIGHTCKDVVKKGRQPSTYMGPNPRYLSNSDKIRSTFLSPTRNAPLKPILQDNNGAFNKYTRDVITFPVFTNSDKNDKWPGKFTTESNVNLPLKYTSQTPVLNTNAAVDNTASIPSTTTEEVKIDDSIFESLWTSEEYSKLNEILNIPDSYDYNIVSPQLTIPNLVSADNFTTNANNKQMSRSKRQYGVIVSPLADTDPATHMSLSNNKAMADFGVDEFCNPNVVEGSSPGNGQPKIKKPEDLYKYRDSIKPFDYKDSYLRLHQCLFKLFRDDKETLIKLMKDILEKYAPTLVALQTGMIKEDYISEEFYFQRVALDLESLTELYTCTPMMIWRRTGEIRFVSDEFSSLTGFNKKECLKFEGKERFVFEFWDNSTIIKYFDKFHHLLAFGSSEKCIHGNKICEDTFLRCKLLLKNGHYMECATCWTVKRDSFNIPLLIIGYFLPIFA
- the MEF2 gene encoding mitochondrial elongation factor MEF2 (similar to Saccharomyces cerevisiae MEF2 (YJL102W); ancestral locus Anc_1.264) gives rise to the protein MGIFNAISKLRNIGIIAHIDAGKTTTTERLLYYAGKISRFGDVHTGDTTTDYLPQERARGITIQNATVSFPWNGKNINLIDTPGHMDFFFEVIKALKVLDGCVVILDAVSGVESQTENCWNLASHIPKICFINKMDRVGAGFSRTVKEVIWKLNSRVVLVNVPIFAKVNSEEQFVGVLDVVNRKVLKWDPNEPDNIDVSDVSIPNNKEFLEQFTKSRESMVETLSMFDDKLVESFLEDAEGDYLKLNPEILNESIRRVTLQNKITPVLCGSAFKNIGVQPLLDSIVNYLPSPLDVKYPEINLKNLPMKYQSQAGLVFNNNKSLCAALAFKVIHDPIRGMMVFVRVYSGTLKNGHVVHNTTTGETFKIGKLIRMNANMPEEIWQLGTGEIGVITGTSIAGKLSTGDTIISDSLKRDGLKSLNRKPEFNLQINPIVTPPPVFTISVEPKTLGNKKSMENALNILITEDPSLHVTKDAELGQTLLSGMGELHLQIAKNRLLNELNADVNVGKVMVSYKETINEPSDVTIMENENKVKFSIAIEPIQEDLSENIIHKDTETWYSLGSDNNYLVMEKNQKFSDHLEDADWPLQIPYNTIVHSLMSSCIVILQRGGKLRNFPLYACAIRVKGDWEIPLDMTSPVEILTLSRTILTKITNEVQEEGYSVLEPLMNLTIGVMGQDMGSVIQDLTSARSANVLSIDEDIISSSGEKSLEFQQIAENQYLPPDLTLNNARLGNDSVSKKIIKATAPLKEIMAYSNKLRSLTQGRASFDTTYKGMIKLNQERLRILLNE